A section of the Pseudomonas prosekii genome encodes:
- a CDS encoding trimeric intracellular cation channel family protein, which produces MLLMLYLIAITAEAMTGALSAGRRGMDWFGVVLIACVTALGGGSVRDVLLGHYPLTWVKHPEYLILTSVAAMFTVFAARWMRHLRSLFLVLDAVGLVAFTLIGCMTALEMGHGMLVASVSGVITGVFGGILRDIFCNDIPLIFRRELYASVSFAAAWCYMLCIYLQMPGEQAILVTLFGGFLLRLLAIRFHWEMPKFVYNDEA; this is translated from the coding sequence ATGTTGCTGATGCTCTATCTGATCGCCATCACCGCCGAAGCCATGACCGGCGCGCTGTCTGCCGGCCGTCGCGGCATGGACTGGTTTGGCGTGGTGCTGATTGCGTGCGTTACCGCGCTCGGCGGCGGTTCGGTACGCGACGTGCTGCTCGGCCACTACCCGCTGACGTGGGTCAAACACCCGGAATACCTGATCCTGACCTCGGTCGCAGCGATGTTCACGGTGTTTGCCGCGCGTTGGATGCGCCACCTGCGCTCGCTGTTTCTGGTGCTCGACGCCGTCGGCCTAGTGGCGTTTACCCTGATCGGCTGCATGACCGCGCTTGAAATGGGCCACGGCATGTTGGTGGCGTCGGTCAGCGGCGTGATCACCGGAGTATTCGGCGGCATCCTGCGCGACATCTTCTGCAACGACATCCCGCTGATCTTCCGCCGCGAGCTCTACGCCAGCGTCTCGTTTGCAGCGGCGTGGTGCTACATGTTGTGCATTTACCTGCAAATGCCCGGCGAGCAGGCGATTCTGGTCACCTTGTTTGGCGGGTTCCTGCTGCGCCTGCTGGCAATCCGCTTTCACTGGGAAATGCCCAAATTCGTCTACAACGACGAAGCCTGA
- the queG gene encoding tRNA epoxyqueuosine(34) reductase QueG, whose amino-acid sequence MPAITTDLPALAQSIKDWGRELGFQQVGISGLDLAEHEQHLQRWLEAGYHGEMEYMGAHGSKRSHPEELVPGTLRVVSLRMDYLPGDTQMAQLLAQPEKAYVSRYALGRDYHKLIRKRVQQLAEKIQAVIGPFGYRAFVDSAPVLEKAIAEKAGLGWIGKNTLVLNRKAGSYFFLSELFVDLPLPEDPPHATEHCGRCTACLDICPTNAFVGPYVLDARRCISYLTIELKSAIPEELRPLIGNRVFGCDDCQIVCPWNRFARPTGESDFKPRHNLDNAELAELFMWDEERFLSSTEGSPLRRAGYERWLRNLAVGLGNAPSSIPVLEALKARREYPSELVREHVEWALKQHGLI is encoded by the coding sequence ATGCCCGCTATTACCACAGACCTGCCCGCCCTCGCCCAATCCATCAAGGACTGGGGCCGCGAGCTGGGCTTTCAGCAAGTCGGCATCAGCGGCCTGGACCTTGCCGAGCATGAACAGCATCTGCAGCGCTGGCTCGAAGCCGGCTACCACGGCGAAATGGAGTACATGGGCGCCCATGGCAGCAAACGCTCGCACCCGGAAGAACTGGTGCCCGGCACGTTGCGGGTAGTTTCGCTGCGCATGGACTACCTGCCCGGCGACACGCAAATGGCGCAATTGCTCGCCCAACCGGAGAAAGCCTACGTATCGCGTTATGCCTTGGGCCGCGATTACCACAAATTGATCCGTAAACGCGTGCAACAACTCGCAGAAAAAATTCAAGCGGTCATCGGCCCGTTCGGTTATCGCGCCTTTGTCGACAGCGCCCCGGTGCTGGAAAAAGCCATCGCGGAGAAGGCCGGGCTGGGCTGGATCGGCAAAAACACCTTGGTGTTGAACCGCAAGGCCGGGAGTTATTTCTTCCTCAGCGAATTGTTCGTCGACCTGCCGTTGCCCGAGGACCCACCCCACGCCACCGAACACTGCGGCCGCTGCACCGCGTGCCTGGACATTTGCCCGACCAACGCGTTCGTCGGCCCTTACGTGCTCGACGCCCGACGCTGCATTTCGTACCTGACCATCGAACTGAAAAGCGCAATCCCGGAAGAATTGCGGCCGCTGATCGGTAATCGGGTATTCGGCTGCGATGACTGCCAGATCGTCTGCCCGTGGAACCGCTTCGCCCGCCCGACCGGCGAAAGCGATTTCAAGCCACGGCACAATCTCGACAACGCCGAATTGGCCGAACTGTTTATGTGGGACGAGGAGCGCTTTCTCAGCAGCACCGAGGGTTCGCCGCTACGTCGCGCCGGTTATGAGCGCTGGTTGCGCAATCTGGCGGTGGGTTTGGGCAACGCGCCATCGAGCATTCCGGTGCTGGAGGCGTTGAAGGCGCGGCGCGAATATCCGTCAGAACTGGTCCGCGAACACGTCGAATGGGCCCTCAAACAACACGGCCTCATATAG
- the rsgA gene encoding small ribosomal subunit biogenesis GTPase RsgA — translation MAKRQLNRRQNWRIEKIQGERAARAAKRESSAVEALEGGDLGPEQTGLVIAHFGVQVEVEALEGELAGEVFRCHLRANLPALVTGDQVVWRAGNQGIGVIVAQLPRKTELCRPDSRGQLKPVAANVDMIVIVFAPLPEPHANLIDRYLVAAEHAGIRPLLLLNKFDLIDEQNAPALNALLAVYRTLGYPVLEVSAHHGNGMEQLQEQLDGRISVFVGQSGVGKSSLVNSLLPEVETRVGPLSELSGQGTHTTTTARLFHFPGGGELIDSPGIREFGLGHVSRADVEAGFIEFNDLIGTCRFRDCKHDREPGCALLKALEEGRVQQQRMNSYRSIIASLPESSY, via the coding sequence ATGGCCAAACGCCAACTCAATCGTCGTCAAAACTGGCGCATCGAAAAAATTCAGGGCGAGCGCGCTGCCCGCGCCGCCAAACGCGAGTCCTCGGCCGTCGAGGCACTTGAGGGCGGCGACCTGGGCCCGGAACAGACCGGCCTGGTGATCGCGCACTTTGGTGTGCAGGTCGAAGTCGAAGCGCTCGAAGGCGAGCTGGCTGGTGAGGTGTTCCGCTGTCACTTGCGCGCCAACCTGCCTGCGCTGGTGACCGGCGATCAGGTGGTCTGGCGTGCCGGCAACCAGGGCATTGGCGTCATCGTCGCGCAATTGCCGCGCAAAACCGAACTCTGCCGCCCGGACAGCCGTGGCCAGCTCAAGCCGGTTGCCGCCAACGTCGACATGATCGTGATTGTCTTCGCGCCGCTGCCCGAGCCGCACGCCAACCTGATCGACCGATATCTGGTTGCCGCCGAGCACGCCGGGATTCGTCCGCTGCTGCTGCTGAACAAATTCGATTTGATCGATGAGCAGAACGCCCCCGCGCTGAATGCCTTGCTCGCGGTATACCGCACGCTGGGTTATCCGGTGCTGGAAGTGTCGGCGCATCACGGCAACGGCATGGAACAACTGCAGGAACAACTCGACGGGCGCATCAGTGTGTTCGTTGGTCAGTCCGGCGTCGGCAAGTCATCGCTGGTCAACAGCCTGCTGCCGGAAGTCGAAACCCGCGTCGGCCCGTTGTCCGAGCTGTCCGGCCAAGGCACGCACACCACGACCACCGCGCGGCTGTTCCACTTCCCCGGTGGCGGTGAGTTGATCGACTCCCCGGGTATCCGCGAATTCGGCCTCGGCCACGTCAGCCGTGCCGACGTCGAAGCCGGTTTCATCGAGTTCAACGACTTGATCGGCACCTGCCGCTTCCGCGACTGCAAACACGACCGCGAACCCGGTTGTGCCCTGCTCAAGGCGCTGGAAGAAGGCCGCGTGCAACAGCAACGGATGAACAGCTACCGCTCGATCATCGCCAGTCTGCCGGAAAGCAGCTACTAA
- the orn gene encoding oligoribonuclease, with product MQNPQNLIWIDLEMTGLNPDTDVIIEMATIVTDSDLNTLAEGPVIAIHHSDAILAGMDEWNTRQHGGSGLTQRVRDSRISMAEAEAETIAFLEKWVPKGKSPICGNSICQDRRFLYTHMKSLESYFHYRNLDVSTLKELAARWAPDVRDSFQKGSTHLALDDIRESIAELQHYRKHFIKF from the coding sequence ATGCAAAACCCGCAGAATCTGATCTGGATCGACCTGGAAATGACCGGTCTGAACCCTGATACCGACGTCATCATCGAGATGGCGACCATTGTCACCGACAGTGACTTGAACACGTTGGCCGAAGGTCCGGTGATCGCCATTCATCACAGCGACGCGATTCTCGCTGGCATGGATGAGTGGAATACCCGCCAGCACGGCGGCTCGGGCCTGACCCAACGAGTGCGCGACAGCCGCATCAGCATGGCTGAAGCCGAAGCCGAGACCATCGCGTTTCTCGAGAAGTGGGTGCCGAAGGGCAAGTCGCCGATTTGCGGCAACAGCATCTGCCAGGACCGGCGCTTCCTTTATACGCACATGAAATCCCTGGAAAGTTACTTCCATTACCGCAACCTCGACGTGTCGACGCTCAAAGAGCTGGCCGCACGCTGGGCGCCGGACGTGCGCGACAGCTTCCAGAAGGGCAGCACCCACTTGGCGCTGGACGACATCCGCGAGTCGATCGCCGAGCTGCAGCATTACCGCAAGCATTTCATCAAGTTCTGA